A single region of the Mycobacterium lentiflavum genome encodes:
- a CDS encoding dienelactone hydrolase family protein, whose product MTTIEIDTPDGPIDALLNIPAGDGPWPGVVVIHDAFGYGRDKEQTNDRIARAGYLALTPNMYARGGRIRCITRVMRELMTQRGRALDDILAARDHLLKRPDCSGQVGIAGFCMGGQFALVMSPKGFGASAPFYGAPLPRHLSDTLEGACPIVASFGGRDPLGKGAPEKLREVIAAKQITSDVKVYPDAGHSFANTLPTQPLLRIAGFGYDDAATEDAWSRVFSFFGEHLKT is encoded by the coding sequence ATGACCACGATTGAGATCGATACGCCGGATGGACCGATCGATGCGCTCCTGAACATTCCAGCCGGTGATGGCCCCTGGCCGGGTGTGGTGGTGATCCATGACGCCTTCGGCTACGGCCGTGACAAGGAGCAGACCAACGACCGCATCGCGCGGGCGGGCTATCTCGCGCTTACTCCGAACATGTACGCGCGGGGCGGCCGCATCCGTTGCATCACCCGGGTGATGCGTGAGCTGATGACACAACGTGGCCGCGCTCTCGACGACATTCTTGCGGCCCGCGATCACCTGCTCAAGCGGCCGGATTGCAGCGGGCAGGTTGGGATCGCCGGCTTCTGCATGGGCGGACAGTTTGCACTCGTCATGTCGCCCAAGGGTTTTGGCGCTTCCGCTCCGTTCTACGGCGCTCCCCTGCCCCGGCACCTGAGCGACACGCTGGAGGGGGCGTGCCCGATCGTGGCAAGCTTCGGCGGGCGCGACCCGCTGGGCAAGGGTGCACCTGAGAAGTTGCGCGAAGTGATTGCGGCCAAGCAGATCACCAGTGACGTCAAGGTTTACCCCGACGCCGGGCACAGTTTCGCGAATACGCTTCCCACCCAACCACTGCTGCGCATCGCCGGCTTCGGCTACGACGACGCCGCGACCGAAGACGCCTGGAGCCGCGTCTTCTCATTCTTCGGCGAGCATCTAAAGACGTAG
- a CDS encoding type 1 glutamine amidotransferase domain-containing protein: MSTVLIPIPDRDFDPTEVAVSWRVLTDNGHRVIFATESGAPGVADDIMVTGRGLDIWSALPVLGALPFIGLALRADKNGRDAYAAMLDSPEHRHSVSWTAATLDGVDAVLLPGGHRARGMRSYIDSDILQRLVVEAFARDMIVAAICHGVLLAARSVDPNTGRSVLYGRKTTALTWAMERLAWRLTRITRFWDPDYYRTYTEAPGQVQGYMSVQSEVTRALEDPTDFRDVTRGTPHWRRKSSGIARDTATDSRPAFVVDDGNYISARWPGDTHTFAGIVSDKLRL, encoded by the coding sequence ATGAGTACGGTGCTCATCCCGATCCCGGACCGTGACTTCGACCCGACCGAGGTCGCCGTCAGCTGGCGGGTCTTGACCGACAACGGTCACCGAGTGATCTTCGCGACCGAAAGCGGCGCGCCCGGCGTGGCAGACGACATCATGGTGACCGGTCGAGGACTGGACATCTGGTCCGCGCTGCCGGTACTGGGCGCACTGCCATTCATCGGGCTGGCACTGCGCGCCGACAAGAACGGTCGCGACGCCTACGCCGCCATGCTGGATTCACCGGAGCATCGGCATTCCGTCAGCTGGACTGCGGCCACGCTGGACGGCGTCGACGCGGTGCTGCTGCCCGGCGGTCATCGCGCCCGCGGGATGCGTAGCTACATCGACAGCGACATCCTGCAGCGCCTCGTCGTCGAGGCCTTTGCCCGCGACATGATCGTGGCGGCGATTTGTCACGGTGTGCTGCTGGCCGCGCGCAGTGTCGATCCCAACACGGGTCGCTCGGTGCTCTACGGACGCAAGACCACGGCGCTCACCTGGGCGATGGAGCGGTTGGCCTGGCGGCTGACCCGGATCACCCGATTCTGGGATCCCGATTACTACCGGACCTACACCGAAGCGCCCGGCCAGGTGCAGGGCTACATGTCCGTGCAGTCGGAAGTCACACGCGCGCTTGAAGATCCGACGGATTTCCGCGACGTCACACGCGGTACGCCGCACTGGCGGCGCAAGTCGTCCGGGATAGCGCGGGACACGGCGACCGACTCGCGGCCCGCGTTCGTCGTCGACGACGGCAACTACATCTCGGCGCGTTGGCCCGGCGACACCCACACCTTCGCGGGCATCGTGTCCGACAAACTACGTCTTTAG
- a CDS encoding PPOX class F420-dependent oxidoreductase: MTPTFADLAKAQYILLTTFTKDGRAKPTPIWTAPDRDRLLVITQANSWKVKRIRNTPRVTMATCTMRGRPTSEAVEGTAALLDKSDTGAVYDAIGKRYGIVGRVFNFFSKLRGGMESNIGLELRVAQG, from the coding sequence GTGACGCCCACTTTTGCCGACCTCGCCAAGGCGCAATACATCCTGCTGACCACCTTCACCAAGGACGGTCGAGCCAAGCCAACCCCGATCTGGACCGCTCCGGACCGGGACCGCCTGCTAGTGATCACGCAGGCAAACTCCTGGAAGGTCAAGCGGATTCGTAATACACCCCGCGTGACGATGGCGACCTGCACCATGCGTGGTCGCCCGACCAGCGAGGCGGTCGAGGGCACCGCGGCCCTGCTCGACAAGTCGGACACCGGCGCCGTTTACGACGCGATCGGCAAGCGCTACGGCATCGTTGGCAGGGTCTTCAACTTCTTCAGCAAGCTGCGCGGCGGTATGGAAAGCAACATCGGCCTCGAACTCCGAGTTGCCCAAGGCTAG
- a CDS encoding sulfotransferase family protein, whose amino-acid sequence MTFDADDLETGARAATGLDDFGSSYYREGLDRIVDALNTEADLNEIGAVIQHATISNALIQRLKIEDTYRQHPEIDDQVVDGPVFVIGLPRTGTTALSQLIAADPQFRSLRTWESQAPTPPPEAATQHTDPRIAQAEAGLKMLDDMFPLMKTMHNSEATAATECQDLMGMSFRTFHFDGAVRAPGYLAWLMDCDMRETYIFHRRVLRLLQWHCPPTLWHLKTPVHMFALDALVEAYPNAKFLWSHRDPAKVLGSVCSLIQYVRSWSSDRNDPHELGAEQLDSWVEAVRRAMDFRSRMGNDRFADVSFADLQTDPVRTLQAGYERLGLSFTDAASNAVRRWAEGHKPGSRGAHDYDLAEYGLTSEGVRERFADYRAAYDATA is encoded by the coding sequence ATGACGTTTGACGCCGACGATTTGGAAACCGGCGCCCGCGCCGCAACAGGTCTCGACGATTTCGGATCCTCGTACTACCGCGAGGGACTCGACCGTATCGTCGACGCGCTGAACACCGAGGCTGACCTCAACGAGATCGGCGCGGTCATCCAGCACGCGACCATCAGCAACGCGTTGATTCAGCGTCTGAAAATCGAGGACACCTACCGACAACATCCCGAGATCGACGACCAGGTGGTCGACGGCCCGGTGTTCGTGATCGGCCTGCCTCGCACGGGCACCACGGCATTGAGCCAACTGATCGCCGCCGATCCGCAATTCCGGTCGCTGCGGACGTGGGAATCTCAGGCGCCCACCCCGCCGCCGGAGGCCGCGACACAGCACACCGATCCGCGAATCGCGCAGGCCGAGGCGGGCCTGAAGATGCTCGACGACATGTTTCCGTTGATGAAGACGATGCACAACTCCGAAGCGACGGCCGCGACCGAATGCCAGGACCTGATGGGAATGAGCTTTCGTACCTTCCACTTTGACGGCGCGGTGCGCGCCCCCGGATATCTGGCGTGGCTGATGGACTGCGACATGCGCGAGACGTACATCTTTCACCGGCGGGTGTTGCGCCTGTTGCAATGGCACTGCCCGCCGACCCTGTGGCACCTCAAGACCCCGGTGCACATGTTCGCGCTCGACGCGCTCGTCGAGGCCTACCCGAACGCCAAATTCCTGTGGAGTCACCGCGATCCGGCCAAGGTGCTGGGTTCGGTGTGCAGCCTGATCCAGTACGTCCGCAGCTGGAGCAGCGATCGCAACGATCCGCATGAGCTGGGCGCCGAGCAACTCGACAGCTGGGTCGAAGCCGTCCGGCGAGCAATGGATTTCCGTTCCCGAATGGGGAATGACCGCTTCGCCGACGTCTCCTTCGCCGATTTGCAAACCGATCCGGTGCGCACGCTGCAGGCCGGTTACGAACGCCTGGGGCTGAGCTTCACCGACGCCGCGTCGAACGCGGTCAGGCGATGGGCCGAAGGGCACAAACCCGGCTCGCGCGGCGCGCATGACTATGACCTCGCCGAGTACGGCCTGACATCGGAAGGGGTTCGCGAACGCTTCGCGGACTACCGCGCCGCCTACGATGCGACCGCCTGA
- a CDS encoding TetR/AcrR family transcriptional regulator, with amino-acid sequence MRPPDSASAPRTRRRDKLEPDPAVRREILAAASATLREQGVPGLSIAAVLDRAKLSTRAFYRHFDSKDELVAAVFLETARAERRRLQRRMSGAATEIEAVAAWIDGRLDLAFDDNIKSDLRRLSLEAQSQTSISPSLIQPAYAEMLKPLSDALRRGLQAGVFHHIDPVNDAEFIQGVVWASINRQWRTGDCDRTEVRGDALRFCLRALGVALAAINQTCSTTD; translated from the coding sequence ATGCGACCGCCTGACAGCGCGAGCGCTCCTCGAACCCGGCGCCGCGACAAGCTGGAGCCGGATCCGGCGGTGCGCCGCGAGATCCTGGCGGCCGCGTCGGCGACCCTGCGCGAGCAGGGGGTTCCCGGCTTGAGCATTGCCGCGGTGCTGGACCGCGCCAAGTTGAGTACCCGCGCCTTCTACCGGCATTTCGACTCGAAGGACGAACTGGTCGCGGCGGTGTTCCTGGAGACCGCCCGCGCGGAGAGGCGACGGTTGCAACGGCGAATGTCGGGCGCCGCCACGGAGATTGAAGCGGTCGCTGCCTGGATCGACGGGCGGCTCGACCTGGCGTTCGACGACAACATCAAATCCGATTTGCGGCGGCTGTCGCTGGAAGCGCAATCGCAAACCTCGATCTCCCCCAGCCTGATTCAGCCCGCGTACGCCGAGATGCTCAAGCCGCTCAGCGATGCGTTGCGGCGGGGATTGCAGGCCGGGGTGTTCCACCACATCGACCCGGTCAACGACGCGGAGTTCATCCAGGGCGTGGTGTGGGCAAGCATCAACCGGCAGTGGCGAACCGGCGATTGCGACCGCACCGAAGTCCGCGGCGACGCGCTCCGGTTCTGCTTACGTGCGTTGGGCGTAGCCCTCGCTGCGATCAACCAGACCTGTTCAACGACTGACTGA
- a CDS encoding SDR family NAD(P)-dependent oxidoreductase produces the protein MDLGFAGSTAVVTGGSKGMGLAIAETLAAEGASVAVMARSREALNAAVESLLEAGAPDAVGISVDMRDAESIANGFAAVSERWGRLNSLVHTIGPGDGYFEQMDDTQWDEAFTLGTMSGVRSIRAALPLLRAADWARIVTLSAHSIQRQNPRIVAYTASKAALASVTKNLSKSLAADGILVNCVCPGTIVTASFTENLKDILAADGLDATDPHDVMTWIDNNFHQPCDLGRAGLPEEVASITAYLASRRNGYVTGATVNVDGGSDFI, from the coding sequence ATGGACCTGGGTTTTGCCGGATCGACGGCGGTGGTGACCGGTGGCAGCAAAGGGATGGGACTGGCCATCGCCGAAACGCTTGCGGCCGAAGGTGCCAGCGTGGCGGTGATGGCACGGAGCCGGGAAGCGCTCAATGCCGCGGTGGAATCGCTTCTGGAAGCCGGGGCTCCCGACGCCGTGGGAATCAGCGTGGACATGCGTGACGCGGAATCGATCGCCAACGGTTTCGCCGCCGTTTCCGAGCGCTGGGGTCGACTCAACAGCCTGGTCCACACCATCGGACCGGGCGACGGTTACTTCGAGCAGATGGACGACACGCAATGGGACGAGGCGTTCACGCTGGGCACCATGTCGGGCGTGCGGTCGATTCGCGCGGCGTTGCCACTGCTGCGCGCGGCGGACTGGGCCCGCATCGTGACGCTGTCCGCGCACTCCATTCAACGGCAGAACCCACGCATCGTGGCCTACACCGCGTCCAAGGCGGCGTTGGCCAGCGTCACCAAGAATCTGTCGAAAAGCCTTGCCGCCGATGGCATCTTGGTCAACTGTGTGTGTCCGGGAACCATCGTGACAGCCAGCTTCACCGAAAACCTGAAGGACATCCTGGCGGCCGACGGCCTGGACGCCACCGACCCGCACGACGTCATGACCTGGATCGACAACAACTTTCATCAACCCTGCGACCTTGGTCGCGCCGGGCTTCCAGAAGAGGTCGCGTCCATCACCGCCTACTTGGCCTCCCGGCGCAACGGCTACGTCACCGGGGCGACGGTGAACGTGGACGGCGGATCCGACTTCATCTAG